From Arachis hypogaea cultivar Tifrunner chromosome 3, arahy.Tifrunner.gnm2.J5K5, whole genome shotgun sequence:
CGAATGGTTAGGGGTCATTGACTCATTTGTTTTTGGTTACGGACCGCATCTTCCTTTATGAAAATTGACAGAGGGACTGTATTGGGTATTTACTCTATTGGTAATCAGCCGCAACTAGAaacaacataaatataattactTCGATATAGTAGTTTAGACCTTGTAAATATCACTGAATCTTTGATGACATATGAAAAGATATTGCATGCTATTTAAGGTGATTACAAAGAACTAAGGAATTAAGATGTGTGAATTACTTGTCTTACACTCAATTGCACTTAAACACCATAGCATTGAAAGATACAAACTAAAATCTTCAAAATGCCCACCATATGGATAATGATTACAACAATTAATGCAAATTATAAGAAAGATACTATTTATTCCTTTTCGTGAGAAGAAAATGGTTTTCACATAGAAaatggaaattttttttttatttctaaataaaatgaaattatttattCCACACTACATATACTGAAATTTacaagaaaaaagaggaaaaagctCGCTAAAATGAAAATGGGGTAATGGGCATACCTCCCAGACCTTCACATATTTGGATTGTGTGGATTGCATACCACCTGATGTCTGTTGTGGCAAAGACATATTAGCAGCTGCATTGTTGTTCACAAGCGGCTGCATGCCTGGTTGGACTTGTTGAGACATTCCTGGAGTAGGAATCATTGTGCCAGTTCCAGAAGAGACAACTGATGGACCAAGGCCATTATTAATCATATTTTGGTTCATGTTGACTCCACCTTGCACCATTTGCGCTCCCGAAGGGTTTCCTTGACTCATACCTGGTACCTGCTGTCCCATACTGACAGCACCTTGAACATTACCCATTGGTTGTGAGATCCCAATATTTGGACTTCCAGCCATATTAGAAGTGGCTGAAGCTATCGAACTGAGACCTGAGTTTTGTGCAACTTGTGCAGGACCATTAAGAGGTCCAGAACTTGAGATTGATGTTATTCCCGACTGTCCAGATGAAAATACATTTTGAGGTGCAGGTATAGAAGAAGCCATCCCACTGGATATCATGTTTGACATATGCATGGCAACAGGAGTCTGACCCATTGACTGAATTCCCATAGAGGTTCCACTGCCTAATGCAGCAGAATTCATCACCTGTCGTGCTTGAGACACTTTGTTCAAAATGTTCATGTTTGCCTGAGCAGAATTCACTGGTCTCATGGGCTGCAACATGGATACGGTAGGCTTTGTATCCTGTGCATTTTCATTACTTGTCATAATATCTTGAGTCATAGAAGATGGAGAAGATGTCTGCAAGCTTGGTACTCCTTGATTATTAGCAGTAGCACGAGGAGCTGATGAATTATGAGGAAATCCAGGTCCAGGTACCATAGTTGTTACAGGAATTGGCTCCTGTAGAAGTATTATATGTATCTAGGATCACTTGAAAAACATGCAAGAAAAACTGAAAACAATACCATACTATAGAGATATAATTCTATAATCTTAATGGTATGTTAAGTTTACCACTTTCACGGTAGCAGGGACCACATTCCCACCAGAAATTGGTTGACGGTTTGGGATAGATCCATTCACTGAAAATTCATAGAAATATCATGATAAATATACTAGATCTTCAACCACAAGACCAAAAGAACAACCAAGCCACTTAAGATTGTTATTAACTGATGCCCATTTATTTAAACATGGCATACATAAGGCAAGAAATTTTCAGACTGATCTTGTTGACCAAACAGAGAAGACAGTGCATACTATATTGACGGAGAATTTAACCTATCTTTTTCCTTTAGATGTAGATAATGTATAAAGCGTATCCAGATCCATTTGATCTATAAAATTGAACTGGTACTGCTAATATGAAGAAGTGATGATCCAAAGCTAACTCAGAAACCTCTGAGTAACAGATCCATAGTTGACTAATTTTATCCTTGCCCCCACATCAATGAATTAGAGTAAAATTTCGGATATATGTATTATGATTTATCTAGTTGTTCTTTAAAATTATGCATGTGACAtgatagacaagaaatataactACAGAAAGCAAAGTAGTTTTCAGTGCTAATTGAATCCTGAATACCTGATGGCATAGAAGTCGGTGGTGCGCCTGTAACAGGTATGCCAGAAACTGCATCTACTTTAACAGGACTCTGATTTGTAGGCACGCTTGTTACCCCAGATCGACTCAAAGCAGCACGTGCTTCCTTGAAACTTTCTGATAttaaaacaaggaaatgactaaCTTTGACATCAACTGGTGGATCAGCTGCTCTATTGTTACGCTTCCCCTCCAAtaccaaagaaataaaataaacatcaaaCAAATTCACACAGGAGAAAACACTTTCTTAATTTAATCAGGTCTGCTCAAATCAAAAAGAGGAAAACTctggtaaaattaaaaaatctagcCATCAGCACATGTATTTGCTCTGGACTAAGGATCTTTTGTAAGAGATCAATTCGATGCTCAAAATGGAAAGCAGTGACAATAACTAAGAAAGTGTGCATTTCGAAATGTGAAATATTAGTTGATATTGTAATTATACTATTGATTCTCTCTAATTTTAGTTTAGAAAGCAAACCATCTTGATGTTTTATATTAGTCTAAAGTTAAGACTCATGACTGATTTAGTTTATAAAGGACAGATTATGATTACAGTACACCCATGCTATGTCATCCTTACCGCATTGTAGATGGCTTTAATTTTTGCAAGTTGTTTTGGACAGATGACTGACAGAGAAACAGAAAGCTGCATGCAGAAGATCACATTCCATCAGAACAAAGATTAACAGCAGaaagacaataaataaataatcataacAATAGCAACAAGAAGTGCATTACTAAAACAGTAGATGTAAATAAACAAATAACGCAATAAGTACCTGAGGAAATGCTTTAGCTACAGCTTCAGCATCATATAAACGGTTCCCTGCATCTGAGTCAATGGTTTCACTCTGCTCTATGTTGGGCAGTCTTGGAACATAAACTGGTGTCTGCAGTGGATAAGGATTACTTGCTGCTATAAGGATACAATGCTTGTGCATGTCCACATTTTGCTGATTGGGCCCACCATCTTGAGAACTTGGGAACATCTAGACATTCGCACATTGGGGTAAGAGGATCAATAGAGATGTCCATAAAGTTCATAAATAACAGGGTATCGTGACAACCCTTGATTACATAATTGCAAAAATACAGGGTATGAAATGAAGCTGAAATTGTTGAAGCCTTTACGATTAAACTTATCTGCAACCAAGGCATTCTTCCAAAGATGTATATCAATCTATGTGCATTAATTGAACATTAAAGAGAGGAGggaaaggaaaaaataaataaaagaaatcaaaaaagagaagaaaaatatgaCAACCCTTGATTGCATAATTGCAAAAAATACATCACAATAAATAAAGCTTCATGCATAAAAACCAAACATAAAGCTTCATGCATAAAAACCAAACATACAATTGATGTTTCAATTCATAAGATTCTATTCAATGAGAAATTACATCGCTTTTCTCAAAACTTAATTAAAATTGTTCTGAAATGAATAAAGTTAAATTGACTTTCAGAATAAAATCCATAGATAAAAgtagaatatatttaataattctaAATAACATATTAAACCTCAAGAAgtcaatattcttttattttaagaaattattgctaaataaaataagaatgctgcatatgcattcaataattaataatttaaatcaaTATATTTGCAATCAAGTTTTACGAATTTTAtgaattattgaattttaataagaCTATAAAATACATTTAGAACGCAAAATATTTTTCACCTAACACGTTAAAAGTTAATAATCTATCTTCACTGTAGTTGTATTTCATTTTATCTATCTTACATTTTACTCTCTGCTTCATGTACATTAAGCATTTAAACTGAACAATATCACTATTGGTTCAAGGTGCAATCAATTACTAGAAATTGGTTAAAAACTGTTACCCGGCATGTCCTCACACAAATACATATGTAGACATATTTATACATATTAGGAGTAAAACAAAACACAATAAAGATGATGAATCAAGATCAGAAATATATACACCTATCAAATGGAAGGTGACAGAACACAAAAAGGAAACTATAGTATACGGCATACGTACCATCAGAGCTTCAGCAAGCCCTTCAGCAATTGCTGCATCATTAAAACCACCACCAGTAAAGGGTATCGCTGATAGCCAGAGGAAGAAAATATCGGGGTCTCTTGTCCAGCCAGTCCGTTGCACGAGGACACCTGCATTTAATGATGCCTATGTAAGCAGCTGCTCATTTCATATGCAATTATTTTCATTGCTAACAGGGATTGATGAGAAGAAAACAAGGACTTCCGTCTTCTAGTTTAACTTTTTATTGAGGCAAGAAAACAAAATGCTGAAATTGTAAAGACTGTTGCatgttttcctcttcttttttttgttagcTACATGTTTATTTGAAAATGTAACATGGGGTTAAGAAGAagcatcatcaccatcatcatcatcatcatcatgattaATTCTATAATTCGGCAGAAAGTTAATAAGCAGCTTTTAAACAGACATTATTCActgaacacaaaaaaaaaaaaggattatcCAACCCTTACTAGAATAACATCCATGAGTATTGAAGGTGGCTAAGGCAAACTCAATGTTGGATACAGAAGGCTTCTGCAAATGAATGGGAAAATAAAATCAATAGACCAACCGCAAGATCAAAATTGGCCATGATTAAAGGAATACTTTAACTTCCATTGGGCCGAAGAAATGCACACAATAATATAAACATGATTAAGAGAAAATCAATTTTATGAGGTAACTGGGAACATAAACGAAAATCCAGCAATAAGTTTAGAAAATTTAATCAAAACAAAACTTAAAAGTACTGTTCAAAGCATTGAATAATGTGGCAAGGATGAAAGCATCGATTTGCTGCTTTTGCAATGAATAAATATTCCATTCGGTGTGAATCACAGATTATAATCTAGAGTTGTGGCCTCTCCAAGTGTAACAGTGGGAAAGAAATGGCCTCGTGAAGTACCATACACATTTTACTATTTCTTTGCTATTTCTTGTTGTAATTACATTTGCTAGTTCATTTATTCTCCATAATacatagtttaatttttttttctttttttccctttttaaaGATTGTGAAATTTTAGTCAAACCAAAATGATATACCTGGCCAGTGGAGTCAGTTCCAACAAGAGACCTGCAACAAAACGACAACAAGCGAAATGTGTCAATCATGTAACCTATGATGTGTAACCTTTAAAGTAACTTAAAATCCACGCAAAGGAGTATACTGAAAATGATATTATAAACCACTAAGGCAAAAGGTGAATTCTATTGAATACCACAATCTTAAGCTGGCGAGGAACAAGCCTAGCTATTTTAAGTTATAACATAAAATGTCAACTCCGAAAACATTAAATAACTACAAGACTGATAAATGAGTCATATTTGGTTCCGATCAGACACCGCCAATCTTTCTTTGGCATTATTTATCGACCACTTCCACtcaaaatgttaaaataaaataaaaaggatttcaTTTGTATGTATCATCAATCTAAAAGAATATCTAATCATGTATTGCCACACTAGAAAAATTATCTAACATTGACACCCTTTACTTGAATGGTTATCCAAAAGCCTAATTCAAAAGTGAAcaataaactaaaatatatatattttgtttcatgAATTTGTGACTTTGGAACAATTTATTTGGGTTTTGACAccgcgggggggggggggggggggaagaggAAGCTCGGTATGCCCATATACTATCTACCTATGCTACCTATTGATTTGTTTGAATGGAAAAGAATGACTTGATATTCAACGGCTCCAGGCTAAGCCTTTTAAGACTTTTGTATATATGCAAATATGGTAAGATCCTCTAAACTGAGGAATTGGTAAAGTGAAAAAGTGAGGGTCTAATCACCCTTTGAATCAAAGTAGTGTGGCTCACATGTGATAAAAGTTACAAATTCAATATTGACTAACTCTTCACTCTCTCACTTACCAATCTCCTCACTT
This genomic window contains:
- the LOC112790121 gene encoding mediator of RNA polymerase II transcription subunit 25 isoform X1; this translates as MAEKQVIIVVESTAALGPYWDTILVDYIDKIIRSLVGTDSTGQKPSVSNIEFALATFNTHGCYSSVLVQRTGWTRDPDIFFLWLSAIPFTGGGFNDAAIAEGLAEALMMFPSSQDGGPNQQNVDMHKHCILIAASNPYPLQTPVYVPRLPNIEQSETIDSDAGNRLYDAEAVAKAFPQLSVSLSVICPKQLAKIKAIYNAGKRNNRAADPPVDVKVSHFLVLISESFKEARAALSRSGVTSVPTNQSPVKVDAVSGIPVTGAPPTSMPSVNGSIPNRQPISGGNVVPATVKVEPIPVTTMVPGPGFPHNSSAPRATANNQGVPSLQTSSPSSMTQDIMTSNENAQDTKPTVSMLQPMRPVNSAQANMNILNKVSQARQVMNSAALGSGTSMGIQSMGQTPVAMHMSNMISSGMASSIPAPQNVFSSGQSGITSISSSGPLNGPAQVAQNSGLSSIASATSNMAGSPNIGISQPMGNVQGAVSMGQQVPGMSQGNPSGAQMVQGGVNMNQNMINNGLGPSVVSSGTGTMIPTPGMSQQVQPGMQPLVNNNAAANMSLPQQTSGGMQSTQSKYVKVWEGSLSGQRQGQPVFITKLEGYRNASASETLAANWPPVMQIVRLISQDHMNNKQYVGKADFLVFRAMNPHGFLGQLQEKKLCAVIQLPSQTLLLSVSDKAFRLIGMLFPGDMVVFKPQLTSQQQQQMQQQQQQQHQQLQSGQHLPQLQQQQQLPHMQQQQLPQLQQQQPQQQQQQPQQQQQLPQLQQQQQHQQLQQQQLPQQVQLQQQQQQQIPQIQQQQHPQLQQQQLSQLQPQQQLPQLQQLQQHQQLPQQQLVGAGMGQAYVQGPGRSQLVSQGQVSSQGGTNMGGGGNFIN
- the LOC112790121 gene encoding mediator of RNA polymerase II transcription subunit 25 isoform X2 produces the protein MMFPSSQDGGPNQQNVDMHKHCILIAASNPYPLQTPVYVPRLPNIEQSETIDSDAGNRLYDAEAVAKAFPQLSVSLSVICPKQLAKIKAIYNAGKRNNRAADPPVDVKVSHFLVLISESFKEARAALSRSGVTSVPTNQSPVKVDAVSGIPVTGAPPTSMPSVNGSIPNRQPISGGNVVPATVKVEPIPVTTMVPGPGFPHNSSAPRATANNQGVPSLQTSSPSSMTQDIMTSNENAQDTKPTVSMLQPMRPVNSAQANMNILNKVSQARQVMNSAALGSGTSMGIQSMGQTPVAMHMSNMISSGMASSIPAPQNVFSSGQSGITSISSSGPLNGPAQVAQNSGLSSIASATSNMAGSPNIGISQPMGNVQGAVSMGQQVPGMSQGNPSGAQMVQGGVNMNQNMINNGLGPSVVSSGTGTMIPTPGMSQQVQPGMQPLVNNNAAANMSLPQQTSGGMQSTQSKYVKVWEGSLSGQRQGQPVFITKLEGYRNASASETLAANWPPVMQIVRLISQDHMNNKQYVGKADFLVFRAMNPHGFLGQLQEKKLCAVIQLPSQTLLLSVSDKAFRLIGMLFPGDMVVFKPQLTSQQQQQMQQQQQQQHQQLQSGQHLPQLQQQQQLPHMQQQQLPQLQQQQPQQQQQQPQQQQQLPQLQQQQQHQQLQQQQLPQQVQLQQQQQQQIPQIQQQQHPQLQQQQLSQLQPQQQLPQLQQLQQHQQLPQQQLVGAGMGQAYVQGPGRSQLVSQGQVSSQGGTNMGGGGNFIN